From the Shewanella amazonensis SB2B genome, one window contains:
- a CDS encoding GNAT family N-acetyltransferase, with amino-acid sequence MTISFETQRLSVIEITNGVAWSERSDLLERVPAILTPAVVENLPPYFHGVASPGSASMWLERTLRDSRLLQINAQTREIIGFLFIHVENEHHAHIGYLLAQEYWGKGLATELLQGFIRAAANKESWLTLVGGVEQTNTASAKLLEKLGFTAQSQGENSQVFYEYRLS; translated from the coding sequence ATGACAATATCCTTTGAGACTCAAAGACTGAGCGTGATTGAAATCACCAATGGCGTTGCTTGGTCTGAACGCTCCGACTTACTGGAGCGAGTGCCCGCAATTTTAACCCCGGCAGTAGTTGAAAATCTTCCCCCCTACTTCCACGGCGTCGCATCTCCCGGTTCGGCAAGTATGTGGCTTGAACGTACGTTGCGAGACAGCCGGTTACTCCAGATCAACGCCCAAACGCGCGAAATAATAGGTTTCCTCTTTATCCACGTAGAGAACGAACACCATGCCCACATCGGCTATTTGCTGGCACAGGAGTATTGGGGCAAAGGCCTGGCCACTGAATTACTGCAGGGATTCATTCGCGCAGCGGCCAACAAAGAGTCATGGTTAACCCTTGTTGGCGGCGTTGAGCAGACCAATACGGCATCAGCAAAATTGCTTGAAAAGTTGGGCTTTACCGCCCAATCCCAGGGTGAAAACAGCCAGGTATTTTATGAGTATCGGCTCTCTTAA
- a CDS encoding bifunctional 2',3'-cyclic-nucleotide 2'-phosphodiesterase/3'-nucleotidase, translated as MNQKHLLAVTIAAALGVSACGSDNNDVEKEVLVDLRVMETTDLHTNIMDFNYYSGKEDPTIGLARTASLIKAAAHEAPNHVLVDNGDLLQGSPMGDYMAKIGIAEGAVHPAYKAMNLLGYSVGNIGNHEFNYGLDFLEKSLAGAEFPYINANVYCADDNGCWKGIKKGEHLFTPYLIEEKEVIDQNGDKHVIKIGYIGFVPPQIMLWDKQNLTGKVEPADILETAQKYVPEMKAKGADIIIAIPHSGIGSVENPGDPMAENATYALTRVEGINAIMFGHSHSIFPDARYSDLPNTDVEKGLLNGVAAVMPGRWGDNLGVVDFKLARKDGKWAVLDVKTEARPIYDGANKAPLVDADKDIHDAVELEHQGTLAFVDEPIGVAAADMYSFLTLVQDDPTVQIVSDAQIANVKAKLPSSLAHLPVISASAPFKAGGRHGTTSDADQYVQVDKGALTFKNAADLYLYPNTMVAVKATGAELKDWLECSANQFNQIDPNKSEPQFLINWAGHPTYNFDVLDGMTYKIDVTQPSKFDRDCKVVNENANRIVDLAFKDSDGKVYSGEELLTKEFIVASNNYRAFGGKFAGTGSDHVVLELPDTNREALAAYITAESKYNETTGKYDGMVNPTADYNWDFVTINSAVTLDVRFETQDSGKADAFIEQNKQRPMTKVGKDELGYAVYRIDLTK; from the coding sequence ATGAATCAAAAACATCTGTTGGCGGTAACCATTGCCGCTGCATTGGGCGTCAGCGCCTGCGGCTCTGATAATAACGACGTGGAAAAAGAGGTGCTGGTAGACCTGCGGGTGATGGAGACCACGGATCTGCACACCAACATCATGGACTTCAACTACTACAGCGGCAAAGAAGATCCAACCATAGGCCTGGCCCGCACCGCCAGCCTTATCAAGGCTGCCGCCCATGAAGCCCCCAACCACGTACTGGTAGACAACGGCGACCTGCTGCAGGGCAGCCCCATGGGCGACTATATGGCTAAAATCGGCATTGCCGAAGGCGCCGTGCACCCGGCTTACAAGGCTATGAATCTGCTGGGATACAGCGTGGGTAACATCGGCAACCATGAATTTAACTATGGCCTGGATTTCCTCGAAAAATCCCTGGCCGGTGCCGAGTTCCCGTACATCAACGCCAACGTCTACTGCGCCGACGATAACGGCTGCTGGAAAGGCATCAAAAAGGGCGAGCACCTGTTCACCCCTTACCTGATTGAAGAAAAAGAAGTTATCGACCAAAACGGCGATAAACACGTCATTAAAATCGGCTATATCGGCTTTGTACCACCGCAAATCATGCTGTGGGACAAACAAAACCTCACCGGCAAGGTTGAGCCTGCTGACATCCTTGAAACAGCGCAAAAGTACGTGCCTGAAATGAAAGCCAAAGGGGCCGATATTATTATCGCTATTCCTCACTCAGGTATTGGCTCGGTGGAAAACCCGGGCGATCCCATGGCTGAAAACGCCACCTATGCCCTCACCCGCGTAGAGGGCATCAATGCCATCATGTTTGGCCACAGCCACTCCATCTTCCCGGATGCACGTTACAGTGACCTGCCCAATACCGACGTTGAAAAAGGCCTGCTGAACGGCGTGGCCGCCGTAATGCCCGGCCGCTGGGGCGATAACCTTGGTGTGGTCGACTTCAAACTGGCCCGCAAAGACGGCAAGTGGGCAGTGCTCGATGTAAAGACTGAAGCACGCCCCATCTATGACGGTGCCAACAAGGCGCCACTGGTGGATGCCGACAAAGACATCCACGATGCCGTGGAGCTTGAGCATCAGGGCACCCTCGCCTTTGTGGATGAACCCATTGGTGTGGCCGCCGCCGACATGTACAGCTTCCTCACCCTGGTGCAGGACGACCCAACGGTGCAAATCGTGTCTGATGCGCAAATTGCCAACGTGAAGGCCAAGCTGCCCTCATCTCTCGCGCACTTACCGGTTATTTCGGCCTCGGCCCCCTTCAAGGCCGGTGGCCGCCACGGTACTACCTCAGATGCCGACCAGTACGTGCAGGTGGACAAGGGCGCGTTAACCTTTAAAAATGCCGCCGACCTTTACCTCTACCCCAACACCATGGTGGCGGTAAAAGCGACAGGCGCCGAGCTGAAAGACTGGCTCGAGTGCTCAGCCAATCAGTTCAACCAAATTGACCCAAACAAGAGCGAGCCGCAGTTCCTCATCAACTGGGCAGGTCACCCTACCTACAACTTCGATGTGCTGGACGGCATGACCTACAAGATTGACGTCACCCAACCGAGCAAGTTCGACCGTGACTGCAAAGTGGTGAATGAAAACGCCAATCGTATTGTGGATCTGGCCTTTAAAGACAGCGATGGCAAGGTATACAGTGGCGAAGAGCTGCTGACCAAAGAGTTCATTGTTGCCTCCAACAACTACCGCGCCTTCGGTGGCAAGTTTGCCGGTACCGGCAGTGACCACGTGGTGCTGGAGCTGCCAGATACCAACCGTGAAGCACTGGCTGCCTACATCACCGCCGAGTCAAAATACAATGAAACCACCGGCAAGTACGACGGCATGGTTAACCCTACCGCCGACTACAACTGGGATTTTGTGACCATCAATAGCGCTGTGACGCTGGATGTGCGTTTCGAAACCCAGGACAGCGGCAAGGCCGATGCCTTTATCGAGCAAAACAAACAGCGCCCCATGACCAAGGTCGGCAAAGACGAGCTGGGTTATGCTGTGTATCGTATCGACCTGACCAAGTAA
- a CDS encoding M3 family metallopeptidase, which yields MKGQTLKPLVVAMTLALGLTACGNDENKQTEVANTPATVVEATTGGSEQAAITAVNPFFEPYNTYQDIPAFEKIEEAHYLPAYEEGIKRQQAEIQAIIDNPDAPSFANTIEAMEQSGKLIKRVSAVFYNLTSADTTPGLQAISKEVSPMLSSARDDIFLNDKLFARVKAVYEQRETLGLNTAQSRLLEDTYKAFSRGGANLDEAGKAKLRELNEKIGKLSLEFGDNVLAETNSFELVVENKDDLSGLPQSVIDVAAATAKSRGKEGKWVFTTSRPSITPFLTYADNRELRQQLYTAYVERANHNDARDNKKALAEIAALRAERAQLLGYKTHAHYVLEENTAKNPDNVYALLDKVWPAAINQAKSEVAEMQKLIDAEGGNFKLAPWDWDYYADKIRVAKYSFNEQDTRPYFSLDATIEGVFYTANRLFGLTFKERNDLPKYHEDVRTWEVFDKDGKLLAIFLGDYYVRDSKRGGAWMNAYRSQSGLGDERVVPIIVNVLNYPRPTASEPSLLTFDEASTLFHEFGHALHGMLSNVEYEAQSGTSVPRDYVEFPSQVTENWMTQPDVLAQFAKHYKTGEVIPDELVKKIQAASKFNQGFATVEYLAATKLDLDWHTLETSEVQDAAAFEAASLKKMGLIDEIAPRYRSTYFSHIFSGGYSAGYYGYIWADILGADAFEAFREKGIFNQDTANAFRATVLSQGGSEDPMKLYREFRGKEASIEPLLKSRGLL from the coding sequence ATGAAGGGACAAACCCTCAAGCCGCTTGTTGTGGCCATGACGCTGGCTCTGGGCCTCACGGCCTGCGGCAACGACGAAAACAAACAGACCGAGGTCGCCAATACGCCTGCTACCGTCGTTGAAGCCACCACCGGGGGTTCTGAGCAGGCAGCCATTACCGCAGTCAACCCCTTCTTCGAACCCTACAATACCTATCAGGACATCCCGGCCTTCGAGAAAATCGAAGAGGCGCATTACCTGCCTGCCTATGAAGAGGGCATCAAGCGTCAACAGGCTGAAATTCAGGCGATTATCGACAATCCCGACGCGCCCTCTTTCGCCAACACCATCGAAGCCATGGAGCAAAGCGGCAAACTCATCAAACGCGTCTCTGCGGTGTTTTATAACCTGACCTCCGCCGACACCACCCCCGGCCTGCAGGCAATCTCCAAGGAAGTATCGCCCATGCTGTCGTCCGCCAGAGACGATATCTTCCTCAACGACAAGCTGTTTGCCCGGGTAAAAGCCGTGTATGAGCAGCGTGAAACCCTTGGGCTGAATACTGCCCAAAGTCGCCTTCTGGAAGACACCTACAAGGCCTTCAGCCGCGGCGGTGCCAACCTTGATGAGGCCGGCAAAGCCAAGCTGCGTGAGCTGAACGAAAAAATTGGCAAGTTGAGTCTGGAGTTTGGTGACAATGTCCTCGCCGAAACCAACAGTTTTGAACTGGTGGTGGAAAACAAAGACGATTTATCCGGTCTGCCACAGAGTGTGATTGATGTGGCTGCCGCTACCGCCAAGAGCCGTGGTAAAGAAGGCAAATGGGTGTTCACCACCTCACGCCCATCCATCACGCCGTTTTTGACCTACGCCGACAACCGCGAACTGCGCCAGCAGCTGTACACAGCCTATGTTGAGCGCGCCAATCACAACGATGCCCGCGACAACAAAAAGGCGCTGGCCGAAATTGCCGCCCTGCGCGCCGAGCGTGCACAGCTTCTGGGGTATAAAACCCACGCCCACTACGTGCTGGAAGAAAACACGGCGAAAAACCCGGACAACGTTTACGCCCTGCTGGATAAGGTATGGCCTGCTGCCATCAATCAGGCCAAGTCTGAAGTAGCAGAGATGCAAAAGCTGATTGATGCTGAAGGTGGTAACTTCAAGCTGGCGCCATGGGACTGGGATTACTACGCCGACAAAATCCGCGTCGCCAAGTACAGCTTTAACGAACAGGATACCCGCCCCTACTTCTCACTCGATGCCACCATCGAAGGCGTGTTCTATACCGCCAACCGACTGTTTGGCCTCACATTTAAAGAACGTAATGACCTGCCCAAGTACCATGAAGATGTGCGTACCTGGGAAGTGTTCGATAAAGACGGTAAGCTGCTGGCCATTTTCCTTGGCGACTACTACGTCCGCGACTCCAAGCGTGGCGGCGCCTGGATGAACGCTTACCGCTCACAGAGCGGCCTGGGTGATGAGCGTGTGGTGCCTATTATCGTTAACGTGCTCAACTACCCGCGCCCAACCGCGTCTGAACCTTCGCTGCTGACCTTCGATGAAGCCAGCACCCTGTTCCACGAGTTTGGCCATGCCCTGCACGGTATGCTGTCGAATGTTGAGTACGAGGCTCAATCAGGCACCTCGGTACCAAGGGACTATGTGGAGTTTCCATCCCAGGTGACCGAAAACTGGATGACTCAGCCAGATGTGCTGGCTCAGTTTGCCAAACACTACAAAACCGGTGAAGTCATCCCCGATGAACTGGTCAAGAAAATCCAGGCCGCCAGTAAGTTCAATCAGGGCTTTGCCACCGTTGAATACCTTGCCGCCACCAAGTTGGACCTCGACTGGCACACCCTTGAGACCAGCGAAGTGCAGGATGCCGCCGCTTTCGAAGCCGCCAGCCTCAAAAAGATGGGCCTGATTGACGAAATTGCGCCGCGTTACCGCTCAACCTACTTCAGCCATATCTTCTCCGGTGGTTACTCAGCCGGTTACTATGGCTACATCTGGGCCGATATCCTCGGCGCGGATGCTTTTGAGGCCTTCCGCGAAAAGGGCATCTTCAACCAGGATACCGCCAACGCATTTCGCGCCACTGTACTGTCTCAGGGCGGCAGCGAAGATCCGATGAAGCTGTACCGCGAATTCCGTGGCAAGGAAGCCAGCATCGAGCCACTGCTCAAGAGCCGCGGCCTGCTGTAA
- a CDS encoding dipeptidase: MKPANPFTLSRLSALIPLLLTIPGWAAAPSPDAQRVAAYAASHFQQAQIDTLKTLVGYDTRARDGLTPDTDPVFADFKRALGVKARMLGLDVEDNGYVMLISLSPEGAGTDVKKVGVITHGDVQPADPSLWPQSPYELTETADGRLVGRGAEDDKGPIATALYAMKAIKDSGIVLKRRIELLVYMAEESDWEPLKDFLKTYEPADINITLDAEYPVVTGEKGWSQIKLSLPRVMVKVGADTPVLTYFSGGSFASQIPQQASAVIQNTNPELVAALKARAKTLPIKTDFIDEPQGLTIHATGKAAHSSTPEDGINAVAYLAELLSPTADGGIPEWPMTTAAVTVDFLHSLVGTGLYGERFGKLGYSDEFMGPMTLAPTLITEGKEGTDVTLNLRRPVGRTPEALDKLAIAAIHGWQDARGTQVADIETYWGTPMLIDDAPHLETLLGVFGHYTNTAGPKPIAIGGSTNAKLFPNALSFGPAMPGMEYTGHSEYEFITRDQLKLNLEMYTAALVELAMRE; this comes from the coding sequence ATGAAACCTGCCAATCCCTTTACTCTCAGCCGTCTGTCCGCCCTTATTCCCTTATTGCTCACTATCCCCGGCTGGGCCGCAGCGCCTTCACCGGATGCCCAAAGAGTGGCCGCGTATGCGGCGTCGCATTTCCAGCAGGCTCAAATCGATACCTTGAAAACCCTGGTCGGCTACGATACCCGTGCCCGTGACGGCCTGACGCCGGATACCGATCCTGTGTTTGCCGATTTTAAGCGGGCACTCGGGGTAAAAGCCCGGATGCTGGGGCTTGATGTGGAGGACAACGGCTACGTGATGCTGATAAGCCTGTCCCCGGAAGGCGCCGGGACAGATGTGAAAAAGGTTGGGGTGATCACCCACGGTGATGTGCAGCCTGCCGACCCCAGTCTGTGGCCCCAAAGCCCCTATGAATTGACCGAAACGGCCGATGGCAGGTTGGTAGGCCGCGGCGCGGAAGATGACAAAGGGCCTATCGCTACGGCGCTTTATGCCATGAAAGCCATCAAAGACAGCGGTATTGTGCTTAAGCGGCGCATCGAGCTGCTGGTCTACATGGCTGAAGAGTCGGACTGGGAGCCCTTGAAGGACTTTTTGAAAACATATGAGCCTGCCGATATCAATATCACCCTGGATGCCGAGTATCCCGTGGTGACGGGGGAGAAGGGGTGGAGTCAAATCAAGCTCAGCCTGCCCCGCGTCATGGTGAAAGTGGGCGCAGATACGCCGGTGCTAACATATTTCTCTGGCGGCAGCTTTGCCAGCCAAATTCCCCAGCAGGCCAGCGCCGTGATTCAAAACACCAATCCTGAACTGGTAGCCGCGCTCAAAGCCCGAGCCAAGACGTTGCCTATCAAGACTGACTTCATTGATGAGCCGCAAGGGCTCACAATCCATGCCACGGGCAAGGCGGCACATTCGTCCACACCGGAAGATGGCATCAATGCCGTGGCTTACCTCGCCGAGCTTCTCTCACCCACCGCAGATGGCGGCATCCCCGAGTGGCCCATGACCACGGCAGCGGTGACGGTGGATTTTTTACATTCGCTGGTGGGCACAGGGCTTTATGGAGAGCGCTTTGGCAAGCTTGGCTACAGCGATGAGTTTATGGGGCCCATGACACTGGCACCTACTCTTATCACCGAGGGTAAAGAGGGGACAGACGTGACCCTTAATCTGCGCCGTCCGGTGGGGCGCACCCCTGAAGCGCTGGATAAGCTGGCGATTGCAGCGATTCATGGCTGGCAGGATGCCAGGGGGACCCAGGTGGCTGATATAGAGACTTACTGGGGCACTCCCATGCTGATTGACGATGCTCCCCATCTGGAGACGCTGCTTGGGGTGTTTGGCCATTACACCAACACAGCGGGCCCCAAACCCATCGCCATTGGTGGCTCGACCAATGCCAAACTCTTCCCCAATGCCTTAAGCTTTGGCCCAGCCATGCCCGGGATGGAGTACACGGGGCACAGCGAGTACGAATTTATCACCAGGGATCAGCTTAAGCTGAACCTGGAAATGTACACAGCCGCGCTGGTGGAGTTGGCGATGCGCGAGTAA
- the ggt gene encoding gamma-glutamyltransferase, translating to MKPRPGAFTLKGLTLALAIALPFAATFTAEAKLPTKPTLDDSAIFSEMATAQPIFGKYGMVSSQEALATRIGVDILKKGGNAVDAAVAVGFALAVTLPRAGNLGGGGFMLVHLAKDNKTIAIDYRETAPKASKRDMFLDEAGNAVDELSRSHGLAVGVPGTVMGMELALKKYGTMSLSEVIAPAIQLAQDGVEVTAELASSLAGLQNWIARWPTSAEVFYPNEGQNLTVGQRLVQKDLAESLKRISKAGSKGFYEGETAEKLVAAVQEAGGIMTLDDLKAYKVMEREPVRGNYRGLEVVSMPPPSSGGIHIIQMLNVLEHFPMGELGHNSAQSIHFMAETMKRAYADRSEYLGDPDFVNVPVQALTSKAYGDAIAKTIAANKATPSDDIKPGKLAPYESDQTTHYSVVDKWGNAVSNTYTLNFSYGSGMVARGTGILLNNEMDDFAAKPGSPNGYGLLGGDANAVEPQKRPLSSMSPTIVMKDGKPFIVTGSPGGSRIINTVLQIIMNVVDYDLNIAEASIAPRIHHQWYPDEIRTERSLNVDTRRLLESMGHKVNVKHAMGSTQSIVVTEEGIYGASDTRQSASETLGY from the coding sequence ATGAAACCACGGCCCGGTGCCTTTACCTTAAAAGGGCTGACACTCGCCCTTGCCATCGCCCTGCCCTTTGCAGCGACATTTACCGCAGAGGCCAAACTGCCCACCAAGCCCACCTTGGATGACAGTGCCATCTTCAGTGAAATGGCCACCGCCCAGCCAATATTTGGCAAGTACGGTATGGTCTCAAGTCAGGAAGCGCTGGCCACCCGCATCGGCGTGGATATCCTCAAAAAAGGCGGCAATGCCGTGGATGCGGCTGTTGCCGTAGGTTTTGCCCTGGCGGTAACCCTCCCCCGGGCCGGCAATCTCGGCGGCGGCGGTTTTATGCTGGTGCATCTGGCCAAAGACAATAAAACCATCGCCATCGATTACCGTGAAACGGCTCCAAAAGCCTCAAAACGCGATATGTTCCTCGATGAAGCCGGCAATGCCGTGGATGAGTTGAGCCGCAGCCATGGGCTTGCTGTGGGCGTACCCGGCACAGTAATGGGCATGGAACTGGCACTGAAAAAATACGGCACCATGAGCCTTTCGGAGGTTATTGCCCCTGCGATACAGCTCGCCCAAGACGGTGTGGAAGTCACCGCCGAGCTGGCGAGCTCCTTGGCAGGACTGCAAAACTGGATTGCCAGATGGCCCACTTCTGCAGAGGTTTTTTACCCCAACGAGGGGCAAAACCTAACAGTGGGTCAGCGTCTGGTACAAAAAGATTTGGCCGAGAGCTTAAAACGCATCAGCAAGGCCGGTAGCAAAGGCTTTTATGAAGGAGAAACCGCCGAAAAACTGGTGGCTGCGGTACAGGAGGCCGGTGGCATCATGACCCTGGACGACCTAAAAGCCTACAAGGTGATGGAGCGCGAGCCGGTGCGTGGCAATTACCGAGGGCTGGAAGTCGTCTCCATGCCACCGCCAAGCTCAGGTGGCATTCACATCATTCAAATGCTCAATGTGCTTGAGCACTTCCCCATGGGCGAGCTTGGCCATAACAGTGCCCAAAGCATTCACTTTATGGCCGAAACCATGAAGCGCGCCTATGCCGATCGCAGTGAGTATCTGGGCGACCCTGACTTTGTGAACGTGCCGGTCCAGGCGCTGACCAGCAAGGCCTATGGCGATGCGATTGCCAAGACCATAGCGGCCAATAAGGCGACCCCGTCCGATGACATCAAACCCGGAAAACTTGCCCCCTATGAGAGCGACCAGACTACCCACTATTCGGTGGTCGATAAATGGGGCAATGCGGTATCGAACACCTATACCCTGAACTTCAGCTACGGCTCAGGCATGGTAGCCAGGGGTACCGGCATCCTCCTCAACAACGAGATGGATGATTTTGCCGCCAAACCCGGCAGTCCCAATGGTTACGGATTGCTCGGTGGCGATGCCAATGCGGTTGAACCACAAAAGCGGCCGCTGTCATCCATGAGCCCCACCATAGTGATGAAAGACGGCAAGCCCTTTATCGTTACAGGCAGCCCCGGTGGTTCACGTATCATCAATACTGTGCTGCAAATCATTATGAACGTGGTGGATTACGACCTGAACATCGCCGAGGCCAGCATTGCGCCGCGGATTCATCATCAGTGGTATCCCGATGAAATCCGCACCGAGCGCAGCCTGAATGTGGATACCCGGCGTCTGCTTGAATCCATGGGCCACAAGGTCAACGTCAAACATGCCATGGGCTCGACCCAGTCAATTGTGGTGACTGAAGAAGGCATCTATGGCGCCTCAGACACACGTCAAAGCGCCAGCGAAACCCTGGGTTACTGA
- a CDS encoding LysE family translocator, translated as MPDFTLLAVFIPTFLFVSITPGMCMTLAMTLGMSIGVRKSLWMMAGELVGVGLVALAAVLGVAAIMLNYPQLFAALKYVGGAYLVYLGINLWRSRGKFALSNEPGPSPHPMALISQGFLTAVANPKGWAFMVSLLPPFISVERPMAPQLMALLSIILITEFACLMLYASGGKSLKALLSRGDNLTLLNRIAGSLMAFVGIWLAFGD; from the coding sequence ATGCCAGACTTCACCCTGTTAGCCGTATTTATTCCCACCTTTTTATTTGTCTCCATCACCCCCGGCATGTGTATGACACTGGCCATGACTCTGGGCATGAGTATTGGTGTGCGTAAAAGCCTTTGGATGATGGCGGGCGAACTGGTCGGTGTGGGCCTGGTGGCACTGGCGGCCGTGCTCGGCGTTGCCGCCATCATGCTCAACTACCCGCAACTTTTTGCTGCCCTCAAATACGTAGGTGGCGCTTATCTGGTCTACCTTGGCATTAATCTGTGGCGCTCCCGCGGTAAATTTGCGCTGAGTAATGAGCCCGGCCCCAGCCCACATCCCATGGCGCTTATCAGTCAGGGCTTTTTGACCGCCGTGGCCAATCCCAAAGGCTGGGCCTTTATGGTGTCACTGCTGCCGCCTTTTATCAGTGTAGAGCGCCCAATGGCACCCCAGTTAATGGCGCTGCTGTCCATTATTCTTATCACCGAGTTTGCCTGTTTAATGCTGTACGCCAGCGGCGGCAAGAGTCTTAAAGCCCTGCTGAGCCGAGGCGACAACTTAACACTACTTAACCGAATTGCCGGTAGCCTGATGGCGTTTGTGGGTATTTGGCTTGCCTTTGGCGACTGA
- the hppD gene encoding 4-hydroxyphenylpyruvate dioxygenase, with protein MASETNPLGLLGIEFTEFATPDNDFMHKVFLDFGFSMLKKHKEKDIYYYQQNDINFLMNRDRAGFSAGFAKSHGPAITSMGWRVEDAEYAYKHAVERGAKAAPDDVKDLPYPAIYGIGDSLIYFIDRFGDDNIYATDFVDLDEPVIVQEKGFMEVDHLTNNVYKGTMEQWSNFYKDVFGFTEVRYFDIKGSQTALISYALRSPDGSFCIPINEGKGDDRNQIDEYLREYNGPGVQHLAFRSRDIVASLDAMEGSSIATLDIIPEYYDTIFEKLPQVTEDRERIKHHQILVDGDENGYLLQIFTKNLFGPIFIEIIQRKNNLGFGEGNFKALFESIERDQVRRGVL; from the coding sequence ATGGCAAGCGAAACCAATCCACTGGGCCTGCTCGGCATCGAATTTACCGAGTTTGCCACCCCAGATAACGACTTCATGCACAAGGTTTTTCTGGACTTTGGCTTTTCCATGCTGAAAAAGCACAAGGAAAAAGACATCTACTACTACCAGCAAAACGACATCAACTTTTTGATGAACCGTGACCGCGCCGGTTTCTCGGCCGGTTTTGCCAAGTCTCACGGCCCGGCCATCACCTCCATGGGCTGGCGCGTGGAAGATGCCGAATATGCCTACAAGCACGCGGTTGAACGTGGCGCCAAGGCCGCCCCGGATGACGTGAAAGACCTGCCCTACCCAGCCATTTACGGCATTGGTGACAGCCTGATTTACTTCATCGACCGTTTCGGTGATGACAACATCTACGCCACCGATTTTGTTGATCTGGATGAGCCTGTGATTGTGCAGGAAAAAGGCTTTATGGAAGTCGACCATCTGACCAACAACGTCTACAAGGGCACCATGGAACAGTGGTCAAACTTCTATAAAGACGTTTTTGGCTTTACCGAAGTGCGCTACTTCGACATCAAGGGCTCCCAGACTGCACTGATTTCTTACGCGCTGCGTTCACCGGATGGCAGCTTCTGTATCCCTATCAACGAAGGTAAAGGCGACGATCGTAACCAGATTGACGAATACCTGCGTGAATACAATGGCCCGGGCGTTCAGCACCTGGCGTTCCGCAGCCGTGACATAGTTGCCTCGCTGGATGCAATGGAAGGCTCGTCCATTGCGACACTGGACATTATCCCTGAATACTACGACACCATCTTCGAAAAACTGCCCCAGGTGACCGAAGACCGTGAGCGCATCAAGCATCACCAAATTCTGGTGGATGGCGATGAAAACGGCTACCTGCTGCAGATTTTCACCAAGAACCTGTTTGGTCCTATCTTTATCGAAATCATCCAGCGTAAGAACAACCTGGGTTTCGGTGAAGGTAACTTCAAGGCGCTGTTTGAATCTATCGAGCGCGATCAGGTCCGCCGCGGCGTGCTTTAA
- a CDS encoding homogentisate 1,2-dioxygenase translates to MPFYVKQGQIPHKRHIAFAKENGELYREELFSTHGFSNIYSNKYHHNMPTKALEVAPMSLTHGDTWVDSLVQNYKLDSRLADGEGNFFSARNKIFFNADVALYTAKVTADTDEFYRNAYADEVVFVHEGDGVLLSEYGELEVKKWDYLVIPRGTTYQLKFNDYSNVRLFVIESFTMVEIPKHFRNEYGQLLESAPYCERDIRVPELKDAVVERGNFPLVCKFGDKYQLTQLEWHPFDLVGWDGFVYPWAFNITEYAPKVGKIHLPPSDHLLFVARNFVICNFVPRPYDFHPQAIPAPYYHNNIDSDEVLYYVDGDFMSRTGIEAGYITLHQKGVAHGPQPGRTEASIGKKDTYEYAVMVDTFAPLQLTEHVKNCMAPDYNRSWLED, encoded by the coding sequence ATGCCATTTTATGTGAAGCAAGGTCAGATCCCGCACAAGCGCCATATCGCGTTTGCCAAGGAAAATGGAGAGCTTTACCGCGAAGAGCTGTTCTCTACCCACGGGTTTTCGAACATCTATTCCAATAAGTACCACCACAATATGCCCACCAAGGCGCTGGAAGTGGCCCCTATGTCACTGACCCACGGCGACACCTGGGTCGATTCGCTGGTACAGAACTATAAGCTGGACTCACGTCTGGCCGATGGTGAAGGCAATTTCTTCTCTGCCCGCAACAAGATTTTCTTTAACGCAGATGTCGCGCTCTACACCGCCAAGGTGACTGCCGACACCGACGAGTTTTACCGTAACGCCTATGCCGATGAAGTGGTGTTTGTACACGAAGGCGACGGCGTGCTCTTGTCTGAATACGGCGAGCTTGAAGTCAAGAAGTGGGACTATCTGGTCATTCCGCGCGGCACGACTTATCAGCTGAAGTTCAACGATTACAGCAATGTACGCCTGTTCGTGATTGAATCTTTCACCATGGTGGAGATCCCTAAGCATTTCCGTAACGAATACGGTCAGCTACTGGAATCTGCCCCTTACTGCGAGCGCGATATCCGCGTCCCCGAGCTAAAAGACGCCGTGGTTGAGCGCGGAAACTTCCCGCTGGTGTGTAAGTTTGGCGATAAGTACCAACTGACTCAGCTGGAGTGGCATCCCTTTGATTTGGTGGGCTGGGACGGTTTTGTCTATCCCTGGGCCTTCAACATCACCGAATACGCGCCCAAGGTGGGTAAAATCCACCTGCCGCCGTCGGATCACCTGCTGTTTGTGGCCAGAAACTTCGTTATCTGCAACTTTGTACCGCGCCCCTATGATTTCCACCCGCAGGCGATCCCGGCCCCGTACTACCATAACAACATCGACAGTGACGAAGTGCTCTATTACGTCGACGGTGATTTTATGAGCCGCACCGGCATTGAAGCCGGTTACATCACCCTGCACCAGAAAGGCGTGGCCCACGGCCCGCAACCCGGCCGCACCGAGGCCTCCATAGGCAAGAAGGACACCTACGAGTACGCCGTGATGGTAGACACCTTTGCGCCACTGCAGCTGACCGAACACGTGAAAAACTGCATGGCACCCGATTACAACCGCTCCTGGCTCGAAGACTAA